The Megalobrama amblycephala isolate DHTTF-2021 linkage group LG13, ASM1881202v1, whole genome shotgun sequence genome contains a region encoding:
- the pard6ga gene encoding par-6 family cell polarity regulator gamma a yields the protein MNRALRKSQSLRSCSVLEVKSKFGAEFRRFSLDRWEPGRYKDFYRLIVRLHHLWQMDVLIGYADVQGELLPINNDDNFCKAVTSTQSLLRIFIQLQEEADQDNAGADDATKRKKPVSHRKPTFQISMPQNFRPVSSIIDVDIIPECHRRVRLYRQGSDRPLGFYIRDGTTVRVTPYGLEKVPGIFISRIVPGGLAACTGLLAINDQVLEVNGIDVMGKTLDQVTDMMIANSHNLIITVKPANQHNNIRRKSCSSSSSGHYFDSMDSVSYPGLPMIMKAYGLGTGSESEEDADVVVESPIKHLSRQFGASTASRSSQPHVNTSYRPQVSARRPDSLISAASYHSQPCLTYTAHTDHRLPLHRNLRAKQHYGFNPAIRQESYSTHDILNTWHVDLSRHLLLPQGAMEEDGIVVIL from the exons ATGAACCGGGCACTTCGAAAGTCTCAGTCTCTGCGCAGCTGTTCGGTCCTCGAGGTGAAAAGTAAA TTTGGTGCAGAATTCAGGAGGTTTTCCCTGGATCGCTGGGAGCCTGGCAGGTATAAAGACTTCTACAGGCTTATTGTGCGTTTGCATCACCTATGGCAAATGGATGTCCTAATCGGCTATGCGGATGTCCAAGGAGAGCTGTTGCCTATCAATAATGATGACAACTTTTGCAAAGCTGTGACCTCCACACAATCTTTACTGCGTATCTTCATTCAGCTACAAG AGGAAGCTGATCAGGATAACGCAGGTGCTGATGATGCAACAAAGCGAAAGAAACCTGTCAGCCACAGAAAACCAACCTTTCAGATCAGCATGCCACAGAACTTCCGTCCTGTTTCTTCCATCATTGACGTGGACATCATACCAGAATGCCACCGAAGAGTGCGTCTGTATCGCCAGGGCTCGGACAGACCTCTGGGCTTTTACATTCGTGATGGTACTACAGTCAGGGTTACTCCTTACGGTCTGGAAAAGGTTCCAGGAATCTTTATTTCCCGCATAGTACCTGGTGGACTGGCGGCGTGCACGGGACTGCTAGCCATTAATGATCAGGTCCTGGAAGTGAATGGTATTGATGTTATGGGGAAGACTTTGGATCAGGTAACCGACATGATGATTGCCAACAGCCACAACCTCATCATCACAGTGAAACCTGCAAACCAGCATAACAACATAAGGCGGAAAAGCTGCAGTTCCTCAAGCTCGGGACACTATTTTGATAGTATGGACTCTGTAAGCTACCCAGGGTTACCTATGATAATGAAAGCTTATGGTTTAGGTACTGGCTCTGAGAGCGAAGAGGATGCAGACGTGGTTGTCGAGAGCCCCATCAAACACCTGTCCCGGCAGTTTGGTGCTTCAACCGCCTCTCGTTCTTCTCAGCCACATGTTAATACTTCCTACAGGCCCCAAGTTTCTGCCAGACGGCCTGACTCGCTCATTTCAGCCGCGTCCTATCACTCTCAGCCTTGCCTGACCTATACAGCTCACACTGACCACAGACTCCCTCTTCACAGGAATCTGAGAGCCAAGCAGCATTATGGGTTTAATCCGGCCATCAGACAGGAAAGCTACAGTACCCATGACATTCTAAACACGTGGCATGTTGATCTGAGTCGCCATTTACTGTTGCCCCAGGGGGCAATGGAGGAAGATGGAATTGTTGTGATTTTATAA
- the zgc:136493 gene encoding glyoxylate/hydroxypyruvate reductase B isoform X2 has protein sequence MEKPCILATTLGAPGGIYKCFEACIEKHFTIIPYERFVQRKEDFADKIQALFVWGAALKVDQNLLQSLPNLKAVVNGGVGVDHLDIPLINSFGVKVTNTPHVVDNATADIGMSLMLASARKIVEGHNFSKFRESDDFPESSLGTDVSGATLGIVGMGRIGYKIAKRAQGFEMKILYHNRNRRPESEERAVGATYCASMKELLQRSDFVMVVVNLSPQTHKLIGAKEFAMMKPNSTLINISRGLVVDQDALVEALQKKMIRAAALDVTYPEPLPRDHPLLAIPNVIVLPHVGTNTKETSQIMVERMVTNALAALTGGQIPDEVKA, from the exons ATGGAGAAACCGTGCATATTAGCTACCACACTTGGAGCACCTGGAGGCATCTACAAATGTTTTGAAGCTTGTATCGAGAAACACTTCACTATTATCCCATATGAGAGGTTTGTACAGAGGAAAGAAGACTTCGCTGACAAAATTCAGGCACTGTTTGTGTGgggtgcagctcttaaagttgACCAAAACCTGTTACAGTCTTTGCCTAACCTCAAAGCTGTTGTTAATGGTGGGGTAGGAGTAGACCACCTTGATATTCCTCTGATAAATAGCTTTGGAGTCAAAGTTACCAACACTCCTCATGTGGTGGATAACGCCACTGCAGATATTGGCATGAGTTTGATGTTGGCATCTGCAAGAAAGATTGTTGAGG GGCACAATTTTTCCAAGTTCCGGGAATCTGATGATTTTCCAGAGTCTTCTCTGGGCACTGATGTTAGCGGGGCCACCCTGGGCATCGTCGGCATGGGTAGAATAGGATACAAAATCGCCAAAAGAGCTCAAGGGTTTGAGATGAAAATCCTTTACCACAATAGGAATCGAAG GCCTGAGAGTGAAGAAAGAGCAGTTGGGGCCACATATTGTGCAAGCATGAAGGAGCTGCTACAGAGGTCAGACTTCGTCATGGTGGTGGTCAATCTGTCCCCTCAGACGCACAAACTGATTGGTGCCAAAGAGTTTGCCATGATGAAACCCAATAGCACCCTTATCAACATCAGCAGAG GCTTGGTAGTAGACCAAGATGCTTTAGTGGAAGCTCTCCAGAAGAAAATGATACGAGCTGCTGCTTTAGATGTTACGTATCCCGAACCATTGCCCAG GGATCATCCCCTGCTGGCCATCCCAAATGTCATCGTCCTGCCTCATGTAGGAACCAACACCAAGGAGACGTCTCAGATCATGGTGGAGAGGATGGTGACCAATGCCTTGGCCGCTCTAACTGGAGGCCAGATCCCTGATGAGGTCAAGGCATAG
- the zgc:136493 gene encoding glyoxylate/hydroxypyruvate reductase B isoform X1 — MSGIQNTMLHMTIRLIRGAFRLRSTVTQVVMEKPCILATTLGAPGGIYKCFEACIEKHFTIIPYERFVQRKEDFADKIQALFVWGAALKVDQNLLQSLPNLKAVVNGGVGVDHLDIPLINSFGVKVTNTPHVVDNATADIGMSLMLASARKIVEGHNFSKFRESDDFPESSLGTDVSGATLGIVGMGRIGYKIAKRAQGFEMKILYHNRNRRPESEERAVGATYCASMKELLQRSDFVMVVVNLSPQTHKLIGAKEFAMMKPNSTLINISRGLVVDQDALVEALQKKMIRAAALDVTYPEPLPRDHPLLAIPNVIVLPHVGTNTKETSQIMVERMVTNALAALTGGQIPDEVKA; from the exons ATGTCTGGAATACAAAATACAATGTTGCACATGACAATCAGACTCATCCGGGGAGCATTCAGACTGCGATCGACTGTCACACAAGTG GTTATGGAGAAACCGTGCATATTAGCTACCACACTTGGAGCACCTGGAGGCATCTACAAATGTTTTGAAGCTTGTATCGAGAAACACTTCACTATTATCCCATATGAGAGGTTTGTACAGAGGAAAGAAGACTTCGCTGACAAAATTCAGGCACTGTTTGTGTGgggtgcagctcttaaagttgACCAAAACCTGTTACAGTCTTTGCCTAACCTCAAAGCTGTTGTTAATGGTGGGGTAGGAGTAGACCACCTTGATATTCCTCTGATAAATAGCTTTGGAGTCAAAGTTACCAACACTCCTCATGTGGTGGATAACGCCACTGCAGATATTGGCATGAGTTTGATGTTGGCATCTGCAAGAAAGATTGTTGAGG GGCACAATTTTTCCAAGTTCCGGGAATCTGATGATTTTCCAGAGTCTTCTCTGGGCACTGATGTTAGCGGGGCCACCCTGGGCATCGTCGGCATGGGTAGAATAGGATACAAAATCGCCAAAAGAGCTCAAGGGTTTGAGATGAAAATCCTTTACCACAATAGGAATCGAAG GCCTGAGAGTGAAGAAAGAGCAGTTGGGGCCACATATTGTGCAAGCATGAAGGAGCTGCTACAGAGGTCAGACTTCGTCATGGTGGTGGTCAATCTGTCCCCTCAGACGCACAAACTGATTGGTGCCAAAGAGTTTGCCATGATGAAACCCAATAGCACCCTTATCAACATCAGCAGAG GCTTGGTAGTAGACCAAGATGCTTTAGTGGAAGCTCTCCAGAAGAAAATGATACGAGCTGCTGCTTTAGATGTTACGTATCCCGAACCATTGCCCAG GGATCATCCCCTGCTGGCCATCCCAAATGTCATCGTCCTGCCTCATGTAGGAACCAACACCAAGGAGACGTCTCAGATCATGGTGGAGAGGATGGTGACCAATGCCTTGGCCGCTCTAACTGGAGGCCAGATCCCTGATGAGGTCAAGGCATAG